A region of Myxococcus stipitatus DSM 14675 DNA encodes the following proteins:
- the trpD gene encoding anthranilate phosphoribosyltransferase, with translation MTLKEALGKVVSRRDLTREEMARIMGLMLAGEASPAQVGALATALKMKGETEDEILGAAEAMRACAAKLSPRAEVVLDTCGTGGDGAHTFNISTAVAFVAAGAGVTVAKHGNRAVSSRCGSADVLAALGVAMERPHERVALDIDEHGVGFLFAPSHHSALKHVAQARRDMGFHSMFNLLGPLTNPAGARYQLLGTFDGTRVEQTARVLGRLGSRRAWVVHGHDGLDEVSPCAPTEVAELRADGTVHTFTVRPEDAGLDVVPREDIAGGDAEENAKRLRSLLEGERSGLRTAVLLNAAAALVVVGQSPDLRDGVKKAERAIDSGAAARKLSALIHGAVS, from the coding sequence ATGACCCTCAAGGAAGCGCTGGGCAAGGTGGTCAGCCGGCGCGACCTCACCCGCGAGGAGATGGCCCGCATCATGGGCCTGATGCTCGCGGGAGAGGCATCGCCTGCTCAAGTGGGAGCGCTGGCGACGGCGCTCAAGATGAAGGGAGAGACGGAGGACGAAATCCTCGGCGCGGCGGAGGCCATGCGGGCCTGCGCGGCGAAGCTCTCTCCTCGCGCGGAGGTGGTGCTCGACACCTGCGGTACGGGGGGTGATGGGGCGCACACCTTCAACATCTCCACCGCGGTGGCCTTCGTGGCCGCCGGGGCGGGGGTGACGGTGGCCAAGCATGGCAACCGGGCCGTCTCCAGTCGGTGTGGCAGCGCGGACGTGTTGGCCGCGCTGGGTGTCGCCATGGAGCGGCCGCATGAGCGCGTCGCGTTGGACATCGACGAGCACGGGGTGGGCTTCCTCTTCGCGCCCTCGCATCACAGCGCGCTGAAGCACGTGGCGCAGGCGCGGCGGGACATGGGCTTTCACAGCATGTTCAACCTGCTGGGTCCGCTGACGAACCCGGCGGGAGCGCGCTATCAGCTCCTGGGCACCTTCGATGGGACTCGCGTGGAGCAGACGGCGCGAGTGCTGGGGAGACTGGGCAGCCGGCGTGCGTGGGTGGTGCATGGGCACGACGGGCTGGATGAAGTCTCGCCCTGTGCGCCGACGGAGGTGGCGGAGCTTCGCGCGGACGGCACGGTGCACACCTTCACGGTGAGGCCGGAGGACGCGGGGCTGGACGTGGTGCCTCGCGAGGACATCGCGGGAGGGGATGCGGAGGAGAACGCGAAGCGACTGCGTTCGCTGCTCGAGGGAGAGCGCTCTGGCCTGCGCACGGCGGTGCTGCTCAACGCGGCGGCGGCGCTCGTGGTGGTGGGCCAGTCGCCGGACCTGCGGGATGGCGTGAAGAAGGCGGAGCGCGCCATCGACTCGGGGGCGGCGGCGAGGAAGCTCTCGGCGCTCATTCACGGGGCCGTGTCGTGA
- a CDS encoding dipeptidyl-peptidase 3 family protein — MNRTLFSLLGAMLLSGPALAEQKAPAALPDAAELQRLTARFAPVELSVDLKALPDNERRALGRIVQASQLMDALFLRQRWAGSETVLLGLVRDETPLGRARLHAFVLDKGPWNSLDEGRPFLPGVPAKPEAGNFYPAGATKAEVESWVKSLPEAQAKEATGFYTTIRRGTDGKFISVPYSVEYQGELAQAAALFREAASLTKQPTLKAFLTARADAFLSNDYYASEVAWMKLDASIEPTVGPYEVYEDGWFNYKAAFEAFVGLRDDAETTKLAKFSDHLQDLENNLPIDPKMRSAKLGALAPIRVVNSLFSSGDANRGVQTAAYNLPNDERVTEAMGSKRVMLKNVQEAKFQRVLLPIAKVALTAKDQQDVAFDAFFTHILMHELMHGLGPHNITVDGKATTVRQALQVASSALEEAKADISGLWALQRLMDTGVIDKSMARTMYTTFLASSFRSIRFGIDEAHGKGVALQLNYFLDTGAVKVNADGTFSVVPEKMQQSVTSLTKLLMEIQGKGDRKAAEALLAKMGVVRPSVRKVLERLKDVPVDIEPHYVTAETLVREAAASPGARK; from the coding sequence ATGAACCGAACCCTCTTCTCCCTGCTGGGGGCGATGTTGCTGTCCGGCCCCGCCCTCGCCGAGCAGAAAGCCCCCGCCGCGCTGCCCGACGCCGCCGAGCTCCAGCGCCTCACCGCGCGCTTCGCCCCGGTGGAGCTGAGCGTGGACCTCAAGGCCCTCCCCGACAACGAGCGCCGCGCCCTGGGGCGCATCGTCCAGGCCTCGCAGCTCATGGACGCGCTCTTCCTGCGCCAGCGCTGGGCGGGGAGCGAGACGGTGCTGCTCGGGCTGGTGCGGGACGAGACGCCGCTGGGCCGCGCGCGGCTGCACGCGTTCGTCCTGGACAAGGGCCCGTGGAACAGCCTGGACGAGGGGCGTCCGTTCCTGCCCGGCGTGCCCGCGAAGCCGGAGGCCGGCAACTTCTACCCGGCGGGCGCCACCAAGGCGGAGGTGGAGTCGTGGGTGAAGTCGCTGCCCGAGGCGCAGGCGAAGGAGGCCACGGGCTTCTATACGACCATCCGCCGGGGCACCGACGGCAAGTTCATCTCCGTGCCGTACAGCGTGGAGTACCAGGGCGAGCTGGCGCAGGCCGCCGCGCTCTTCCGTGAGGCGGCGAGCCTGACGAAGCAGCCCACGCTCAAGGCGTTCCTCACCGCGCGCGCGGACGCGTTCCTGTCCAACGACTACTACGCCAGCGAGGTGGCGTGGATGAAGCTGGACGCGAGCATCGAGCCCACCGTCGGCCCCTACGAGGTCTACGAGGACGGCTGGTTCAACTACAAGGCCGCCTTCGAGGCCTTCGTCGGCCTGCGCGACGACGCGGAGACGACGAAGCTGGCGAAGTTCAGCGACCACCTCCAGGACCTGGAGAACAACCTCCCCATCGACCCGAAGATGCGCAGCGCGAAGCTGGGCGCGCTGGCCCCCATCCGCGTCGTCAACAGCCTGTTCTCCTCCGGCGACGCCAACCGCGGCGTGCAGACGGCGGCCTACAACCTGCCCAACGACGAGCGCGTCACGGAGGCCATGGGCTCCAAGCGCGTGATGCTCAAGAACGTGCAGGAGGCCAAGTTCCAGCGCGTGCTGCTGCCCATCGCGAAGGTGGCGCTGACGGCGAAGGACCAGCAGGACGTGGCCTTCGACGCGTTCTTCACGCACATCCTCATGCACGAGCTGATGCACGGCCTGGGGCCGCACAACATCACCGTGGATGGCAAGGCGACGACGGTGCGTCAGGCCCTCCAGGTGGCGTCCAGCGCGCTCGAGGAGGCCAAGGCGGACATCTCCGGCCTGTGGGCGCTGCAGCGGCTGATGGACACGGGCGTCATCGACAAGTCCATGGCGCGCACCATGTACACGACGTTCCTGGCCTCCTCGTTCCGCTCCATCCGCTTCGGCATCGACGAGGCGCACGGCAAGGGCGTGGCGCTGCAGCTCAACTACTTCCTGGACACGGGCGCGGTGAAGGTCAACGCGGACGGCACGTTCTCCGTGGTGCCGGAGAAGATGCAGCAGTCCGTCACCTCGCTGACGAAGCTGCTGATGGAGATCCAGGGGAAGGGTGACCGCAAGGCCGCCGAGGCCCTGCTGGCGAAGATGGGTGTGGTGCGCCCCTCGGTGCGCAAGGTGCTGGAGCGCCTCAAGGACGTGCCGGTGGACATCGAGCCCCACTACGTCACCGCGGAGACGCTGGTCCGCGAGGCCGCCGCGTCCCCGGGCGCGCGCAAGTAG
- a CDS encoding indole-3-glycerol phosphate synthase TrpC produces the protein MARKRRELAERPRLAPRPRPEPRDFTGALLRRAAGRPVTVIAEVKRKSPSGGAFPHSDVVAVARAYEAAGASAISVLTDGPDFGGALEDLVAVRAAVSIPVLRKDFLVAAREVEESALWGADAILLIADALEDGELREMLATAHQVKVAALVEAHTEAHAERALAAGARLVGINNRDLATLKTDVGTALRVMPKLRSRSQVLVAESGLKSLAELRAARDAGADAVLVGESLLRDADPGRALRRLMGEDGGSP, from the coding sequence ATGGCGCGCAAGCGTCGGGAGCTGGCCGAGCGTCCTCGCCTGGCGCCGCGCCCGCGTCCCGAGCCGCGCGACTTCACGGGGGCCTTGCTGCGACGCGCAGCGGGCCGTCCCGTGACGGTCATCGCGGAGGTGAAGCGCAAGAGTCCGTCGGGAGGGGCGTTTCCTCATTCGGACGTGGTGGCGGTGGCTCGGGCCTACGAGGCCGCGGGGGCCAGCGCCATCAGTGTGCTCACGGATGGGCCGGACTTCGGCGGAGCGCTGGAGGACCTGGTCGCGGTGCGTGCGGCGGTGTCGATTCCGGTGCTGCGCAAGGACTTCCTGGTCGCGGCGCGCGAAGTGGAGGAGAGCGCGCTGTGGGGCGCGGATGCGATTCTGCTCATCGCGGATGCGTTGGAGGACGGCGAGCTGCGGGAGATGCTGGCCACGGCGCACCAGGTGAAGGTGGCCGCGTTGGTGGAGGCGCACACGGAGGCGCACGCCGAGCGGGCACTGGCCGCGGGAGCCCGATTGGTGGGCATCAACAACCGCGACCTGGCCACGCTGAAGACAGACGTGGGCACGGCGTTGCGGGTGATGCCGAAGCTGCGTTCCCGGTCCCAGGTGTTGGTGGCCGAGAGCGGGCTCAAGTCCCTGGCGGAGCTGCGGGCCGCGAGGGATGCGGGCGCCGACGCGGTGCTGGTGGGCGAGTCGCTCTTGCGCGACGCGGACCCCGGCCGAGCACTGCGGCGACTCATGGGCGAGGACGGTGGCTCGCCATGA
- the aroF gene encoding 3-deoxy-7-phosphoheptulonate synthase has product MLIVMRPDATAQDIERVNDEIRRRGWQPHAIPGGTRTAIGITGNPGAVEPEPFRVLPGVADAVSVSQPFKLVSREVKPDDTQLRVGDLTIGGAAFHVVAGPCSVESREQILSTAHAVKKSGATMLRGGAFKPRTSPYEFQGLKGDGLALLAEARKETGLLVTTEVKDTATLEAVAEATDILQIGARNMQNFSLLEAVGEMRKPVLLKRGMSATIKELLMAAEYIVARGNTQVILCERGIRTFETMTRNTLDLNAVPMLKALSHLPVFVDPSHGIGVRKAVPAMMRAAVAVGADGIIVEVHPDPPRAKSDGAQSLDFPEFEKSMHEVRAIARAMGREVVQLG; this is encoded by the coding sequence ATGTTGATCGTGATGCGACCAGACGCGACGGCCCAGGACATCGAGCGTGTGAACGACGAGATCCGCCGTCGTGGCTGGCAACCGCACGCGATTCCAGGGGGCACTCGCACGGCCATCGGCATCACCGGCAACCCCGGTGCGGTGGAGCCCGAACCCTTCCGAGTGCTGCCCGGAGTCGCGGACGCGGTCTCCGTCTCCCAGCCGTTCAAGCTGGTCAGCCGCGAGGTGAAGCCAGACGACACGCAGCTGCGCGTGGGCGACCTCACCATCGGCGGCGCGGCCTTCCACGTCGTCGCGGGTCCGTGTTCGGTGGAGTCGCGGGAGCAGATTCTCTCCACCGCGCACGCGGTGAAGAAGTCGGGCGCCACCATGTTGCGGGGCGGCGCGTTCAAGCCGCGCACCAGTCCCTATGAGTTCCAGGGCCTGAAGGGCGACGGCCTGGCGCTGCTCGCCGAGGCGCGCAAGGAGACGGGCCTGCTCGTCACCACCGAGGTGAAGGACACCGCGACGTTGGAGGCGGTGGCCGAGGCCACGGACATCCTCCAGATTGGCGCGCGCAACATGCAGAACTTCAGCCTGCTGGAGGCGGTGGGCGAGATGCGCAAGCCCGTGCTCCTCAAGCGCGGCATGAGCGCCACCATCAAGGAATTGCTGATGGCGGCCGAGTACATCGTCGCCCGAGGCAACACCCAGGTCATCCTCTGCGAGCGCGGCATCCGCACGTTCGAGACGATGACGCGCAACACGTTGGACTTGAACGCGGTGCCCATGCTCAAGGCGCTGTCGCACCTGCCCGTCTTCGTGGACCCCTCGCACGGCATCGGCGTGCGCAAGGCGGTGCCGGCGATGATGCGGGCGGCGGTGGCGGTGGGGGCCGACGGCATCATCGTCGAGGTGCACCCGGACCCGCCGCGCGCGAAGTCGGACGGAGCCCAGTCGTTGGACTTCCCCGAGTTCGAGAAGTCCATGCACGAAGTGCGGGCGATTGCGCGAGCCATGGGTCGCGAAGTCGTGCAACTGGGCTAG
- the msrP gene encoding protein-methionine-sulfoxide reductase catalytic subunit MsrP: MRDDQPPGSDITPESLYLRRREFLKNAGLFLGTAAGVAGGLLLLSGRRPGSITSAVPDAGAVAQPVVKAAGEFDTLEPRTLYEDITTYNNFYELGLDKADPARLAHLLKPRPWTVTLDGEVHEPRTVDIDQLLSWFPPEERVYRMRCVEGWSMVIPWLGFPLSALLAKVKPTSHARYVSFTTLMDPEQLPGQQRAVLDWPYTEGLRLDEALHPLTFMAMGLYGRQLPAQNGAPLRLVVPWKYGFKGGKSIVRISLTRTQPFTTWNMAAPEEYGFYANVNPAVPHPRWSQATERRIGDLGRRPTLPFNGYAEQVAHLYAGMDLRKNY; encoded by the coding sequence ATGCGCGACGACCAGCCGCCTGGCTCCGACATCACCCCTGAGTCGCTCTACCTGCGCCGACGCGAGTTCTTGAAGAACGCGGGCCTCTTCCTCGGCACGGCCGCGGGGGTCGCGGGGGGACTGCTGCTGTTGTCGGGCAGGCGTCCGGGCTCCATCACGAGCGCCGTGCCCGACGCGGGCGCGGTGGCGCAGCCGGTGGTGAAGGCCGCGGGTGAGTTCGACACCCTCGAGCCGCGCACGCTGTACGAAGACATCACCACGTACAACAACTTCTACGAGCTGGGCCTGGACAAGGCAGACCCGGCGCGGCTCGCGCACCTGCTCAAGCCCCGGCCGTGGACCGTCACGCTCGATGGCGAGGTCCACGAGCCTCGGACGGTGGACATCGACCAGCTCCTGTCGTGGTTCCCTCCCGAGGAGCGCGTGTACCGGATGCGCTGCGTGGAGGGCTGGTCCATGGTGATTCCGTGGCTGGGCTTTCCCCTGTCCGCGCTCCTCGCGAAGGTGAAGCCCACCAGCCACGCGCGCTACGTGTCCTTCACCACGCTGATGGACCCCGAGCAGCTGCCCGGACAGCAGCGCGCGGTGCTGGACTGGCCGTACACGGAAGGGCTGCGGCTGGACGAGGCGCTGCATCCGCTCACGTTCATGGCCATGGGGCTCTACGGCCGCCAGCTCCCGGCGCAGAACGGCGCGCCGCTGCGGCTGGTCGTTCCCTGGAAGTATGGCTTCAAGGGCGGCAAGTCCATCGTCCGCATCTCCCTGACGCGCACGCAGCCCTTCACGACGTGGAACATGGCGGCGCCGGAGGAGTACGGCTTCTACGCCAACGTGAATCCCGCCGTGCCGCACCCGCGCTGGAGTCAGGCCACGGAGCGGCGCATCG
- the htpG gene encoding molecular chaperone HtpG — MTVEAAPQRETHAFQAEINQLLSLVINSLYSHKEIFLRELVSNASDALDKLRFRAITEPELLADAPELELRIIPDAEKNTLTIEDSGIGMSHDELVKNLGTIAHSGSREFIQAMTQRGQKDMQLIGQFGVGFYSAYLVADRVEVISRAAGKDTAAWKWTSEAHGTFTVEPAERAARGTSVILHMKEDQKEFLDEWRLRSLITQYSDYVGHPIKLQVKKTTGTGDDAKTETALEVVNKASALWQRSKSDITDEQYQEFYKHLTHDWDAPLAWTHFKADGHQQFTGLLFVPKHPPFDLNAQQQRGVRLFVKRVFIMDRCEELVPQWLRFVRGVIDSDDLPLNVSRELLQDSQVVRGIRKHVVKKSLDLLEKMSKDKPEDYKEFWKSFGTVLKEGLATEAEHKDKLGGLLRYESSREEGLTSLADYVSRMKEGQEALYYMYGESRKAVEDSPHLEALKQRGYEVLFMTDPVDEWAAQGLREFQGKPLVSALQADLKLQATDEQKKEQEQSAEGLKGLTSRMKDVLQDSVREVRVTDRLTDSPVCLVVPEGGSPAYLERLLQQRGKGMPRVKRILEVNPKHPVIEHLKALHEKDPAQAQVSEWIELLHDQALLTEGSTISDPNRFARRLTTLLTQVAGMAARATS; from the coding sequence ATGACCGTCGAAGCCGCCCCCCAGCGGGAAACCCACGCCTTCCAGGCGGAGATCAACCAGCTCCTGAGCCTGGTCATCAACTCGCTCTACAGCCACAAGGAGATCTTCCTCCGGGAGCTGGTGTCCAACGCCTCCGACGCGTTGGACAAGCTCCGCTTCCGGGCAATCACCGAGCCCGAGCTGCTCGCGGACGCCCCGGAGCTGGAGCTGCGCATCATCCCCGACGCGGAGAAGAACACGCTCACCATCGAGGACAGCGGCATCGGCATGTCGCACGACGAGCTGGTGAAGAACCTGGGCACCATCGCGCACTCGGGCTCGCGCGAGTTCATCCAGGCCATGACCCAGCGCGGGCAGAAGGACATGCAGCTCATCGGCCAGTTCGGCGTGGGCTTCTACAGCGCGTACCTCGTCGCGGACCGGGTGGAGGTCATCAGCCGCGCGGCGGGCAAGGACACCGCCGCGTGGAAGTGGACCTCGGAGGCGCACGGCACCTTCACCGTGGAGCCCGCGGAGCGCGCCGCCCGAGGCACCTCCGTCATCCTCCACATGAAGGAGGACCAGAAGGAGTTCCTGGACGAGTGGCGGCTGCGCTCGCTGATCACGCAGTACTCCGACTACGTCGGCCACCCCATCAAGCTCCAGGTGAAGAAGACCACCGGGACGGGCGACGACGCGAAGACGGAGACCGCGCTGGAGGTGGTGAACAAGGCCAGCGCGCTGTGGCAGCGCTCCAAGTCGGACATCACCGACGAGCAGTACCAGGAGTTCTACAAGCACCTGACGCACGACTGGGACGCGCCCCTGGCGTGGACCCACTTCAAGGCGGACGGCCACCAGCAGTTCACCGGCCTGCTCTTCGTGCCCAAGCACCCGCCCTTCGACTTGAACGCGCAGCAGCAGCGCGGGGTGCGCCTGTTCGTCAAGCGCGTGTTCATCATGGACCGCTGCGAGGAATTGGTGCCGCAGTGGCTGCGCTTCGTGCGCGGCGTCATCGACTCGGATGACCTGCCGCTCAACGTCTCGCGCGAGCTGCTCCAGGACTCGCAGGTGGTGCGCGGCATCCGCAAGCACGTGGTGAAGAAGTCCCTGGACCTCCTGGAGAAGATGTCCAAGGACAAGCCGGAGGACTACAAGGAGTTCTGGAAGTCTTTCGGCACGGTGCTCAAGGAGGGCCTCGCCACCGAGGCCGAGCACAAGGACAAGCTGGGCGGCCTCCTGCGCTACGAGAGCTCTCGCGAAGAGGGCCTCACGTCGCTCGCCGACTACGTGTCGCGCATGAAGGAGGGCCAGGAGGCGCTCTATTACATGTACGGCGAGTCCCGGAAGGCGGTGGAGGACAGCCCGCACCTGGAGGCGCTGAAGCAGCGCGGCTACGAGGTCCTCTTCATGACGGACCCGGTGGACGAGTGGGCCGCGCAGGGCCTGCGTGAGTTCCAGGGCAAGCCCCTGGTGTCCGCGCTCCAGGCGGACCTGAAGCTCCAGGCCACCGACGAGCAGAAGAAGGAGCAGGAGCAGAGCGCGGAGGGACTCAAGGGCCTCACGTCGCGGATGAAGGACGTGCTCCAGGACTCCGTGCGCGAGGTGCGCGTGACGGACCGGCTCACGGACTCGCCGGTGTGCCTCGTCGTCCCGGAGGGCGGCTCTCCGGCCTACCTGGAGCGGCTGCTCCAGCAGCGGGGCAAGGGCATGCCGCGCGTCAAGCGCATCCTCGAGGTCAATCCCAAGCACCCCGTCATCGAGCACCTCAAGGCGCTCCACGAGAAGGACCCGGCCCAGGCGCAGGTGTCCGAGTGGATTGAGCTCTTGCACGACCAGGCGCTGCTCACCGAGGGCAGCACCATCTCCGACCCGAACCGCTTCGCGCGCCGGCTGACGACGCTGCTGACGCAGGTCGCGGGCATGGCCGCGCGGGCCACGAGCTGA
- a CDS encoding NAD(P)/FAD-dependent oxidoreductase — protein sequence MSNPDVIVVGAGLSGLACARALVQSRLKVMLLEAGDEPGGRVRTDVHEEGFLLDRGFQVYLTAYPEGRQVLDLEPLRLQRFLPGAKVWRGGRLRTVVDPLRQPVTALSHLWGSVGTFGDKLRVLELRQLARSGEDEDVWLRPQRTSRRYLDELGFTEEMVEGFLRPFLSGVFLDASLTTSSRFLEFVIRMFASGDAAVPERGMGALPEQLAAKLPSGVLRRKVPVLEVWGHRVRLAGGERVEAKAVVVATDPLAAARLLPGMPAPRMNAVTCLYFAAPEPPEEGPWLLLNGEGRGVVNHVVVMSEVSAAYAPAGQALICVSVPGVSTDEAALRARVLDELTGWFGARVAEWRHLRTYSLPFALPSQTMEALEPPHRPVRLSPGLYVCGDHRDSASIQGALVSGRRAAEAVLIDLGL from the coding sequence GTGTCGAACCCGGACGTCATCGTCGTGGGCGCGGGACTCTCAGGGCTGGCTTGCGCACGGGCGCTCGTGCAATCCCGCTTGAAAGTAATGCTCCTGGAAGCCGGGGATGAGCCGGGAGGCCGCGTCCGCACGGATGTGCATGAAGAGGGCTTCCTCCTGGACCGAGGCTTCCAGGTGTACCTCACGGCGTACCCCGAGGGCCGACAGGTGCTCGACCTGGAGCCCCTGCGGCTTCAGCGGTTTCTTCCGGGCGCGAAGGTGTGGCGGGGCGGGCGGCTGCGGACGGTGGTGGACCCGCTTCGTCAGCCGGTGACGGCGCTGTCACATTTGTGGGGCTCGGTGGGAACGTTTGGGGACAAACTCCGTGTGCTGGAGCTGCGGCAGCTCGCGCGCTCCGGTGAGGACGAGGACGTCTGGCTTCGTCCCCAGCGCACCTCGCGGCGCTACCTGGACGAGCTGGGCTTCACCGAGGAGATGGTGGAAGGGTTCCTGCGGCCCTTCTTGTCGGGCGTCTTCCTGGACGCCTCGCTGACGACGTCCAGCCGGTTCCTCGAGTTCGTCATCCGCATGTTCGCCTCCGGGGACGCGGCGGTGCCGGAGCGGGGCATGGGCGCGCTCCCCGAGCAGCTCGCGGCGAAGCTTCCTTCGGGCGTCCTGCGCCGCAAGGTCCCCGTGCTCGAGGTATGGGGACATCGCGTGCGCCTGGCAGGGGGAGAGCGGGTGGAGGCGAAGGCGGTGGTGGTGGCCACGGACCCGCTGGCCGCGGCAAGGCTCTTGCCCGGAATGCCCGCGCCTCGGATGAACGCGGTGACGTGTCTGTATTTCGCCGCGCCGGAGCCGCCGGAGGAGGGCCCGTGGCTGCTGCTCAATGGCGAGGGGCGCGGCGTGGTGAACCACGTGGTGGTGATGAGCGAGGTGTCCGCCGCGTATGCGCCCGCGGGCCAGGCCCTCATCTGCGTGTCCGTGCCGGGCGTATCCACGGATGAGGCGGCGCTGCGCGCGCGGGTGCTCGATGAGCTGACGGGATGGTTCGGCGCGCGCGTCGCGGAGTGGCGCCATCTGCGGACGTACTCGCTGCCCTTCGCGCTGCCCTCACAGACGATGGAGGCGCTGGAGCCGCCCCATCGTCCGGTGCGCCTGTCACCCGGGCTGTACGTCTGCGGCGACCACCGCGACAGCGCATCCATTCAAGGGGCACTCGTCTCCGGGCGGCGCGCGGCCGAGGCGGTGCTCATCGACCTGGGGTTGTGA
- a CDS encoding endonuclease/exonuclease/phosphatase produces MTTTRTGTPARWSLLRVALTAVLTSTSALAADEVRLLEAVSTVSSYRGNTWQDVTYLLVVKNLAYEKQVVIHDKQPDGSWLDLSASYVGGAGAGQELWKVTRQYPSWGTAPQPTRDLEFVARLTVNGQTYWDNNAGANYHLGRADGPLLPRVNVLVATSVWQSNGDVDIGIDVKNLAYSKSVTVVYSTDDWATSHEVAASFVPGYSVGYASVASPNAQNVERWQARIPPGSGTPRYYIRYQVGGQTYWDSHFGQNYPPIYPPL; encoded by the coding sequence ATGACGACGACTCGAACCGGTACTCCAGCCCGATGGAGCCTGCTGCGGGTGGCGCTGACGGCGGTGCTGACCTCCACCTCCGCGCTCGCCGCGGACGAGGTGCGCCTGCTCGAGGCGGTGAGCACGGTGTCCAGCTACCGGGGCAACACGTGGCAGGACGTCACCTACCTGCTGGTGGTGAAGAACCTGGCCTACGAAAAGCAGGTCGTCATCCATGACAAGCAACCGGACGGGTCCTGGCTGGATTTGTCCGCCAGCTACGTGGGCGGAGCGGGCGCGGGCCAGGAACTGTGGAAGGTGACGCGGCAGTACCCGAGCTGGGGCACCGCTCCGCAGCCGACGCGCGACCTGGAGTTCGTCGCGAGGCTCACGGTGAATGGACAGACGTACTGGGACAACAACGCGGGCGCCAACTACCACCTGGGCCGCGCGGATGGACCGCTGCTGCCTCGGGTGAACGTGCTGGTGGCGACCAGCGTCTGGCAGTCCAACGGCGACGTGGACATCGGCATCGACGTGAAGAACCTCGCCTATTCCAAGAGCGTCACTGTCGTCTACAGCACGGATGACTGGGCGACGTCGCACGAGGTCGCCGCCTCCTTCGTGCCTGGCTACTCCGTCGGCTACGCCTCCGTCGCCAGTCCCAACGCCCAGAACGTGGAGCGGTGGCAGGCCCGCATCCCTCCCGGGTCGGGCACGCCTCGCTACTACATCCGCTACCAGGTGGGCGGCCAGACATACTGGGACAGCCACTTCGGCCAGAACTACCCGCCCATCTACCCTCCCCTGTAA
- a CDS encoding fatty acid desaturase — translation METPVPYRAAPLGPWGVLVALVIVGAWGGHLAWMLTSPGGAWDAPLTWLHVVLQAWLCTGLFITGHDAMHGTVARPAWVNEVVGTIACFLFAGLSYRRLVLNHRAHHEHPTEELDPDFSTRTQSFWPWLGTFMVRYTTLPQLGVMAAKFNILVYLGVSQPRVLLFWVLPAVLGTLQLFYFGTYLPHRRPDTPDMAPHHARTLPRNHLWAMLSCFFFGYHWEHHQSPGTPWWRLWRLKDARTGQAARAVSARDAM, via the coding sequence ATGGAGACTCCGGTGCCATACCGCGCGGCTCCGCTGGGGCCTTGGGGTGTCCTCGTCGCGCTCGTCATCGTGGGCGCGTGGGGAGGACATCTGGCGTGGATGCTGACCTCGCCTGGGGGGGCCTGGGACGCTCCGCTCACCTGGCTGCATGTCGTCTTGCAAGCGTGGCTGTGCACGGGGCTCTTCATCACCGGCCACGACGCCATGCACGGCACGGTGGCCCGCCCGGCCTGGGTGAACGAGGTGGTGGGCACCATCGCCTGCTTCCTCTTCGCGGGCCTGTCGTACCGCCGCCTGGTGCTCAACCACCGCGCCCACCATGAGCACCCGACGGAGGAGCTGGACCCGGACTTCTCCACGCGCACCCAGTCGTTCTGGCCGTGGCTGGGCACCTTCATGGTCCGCTACACCACGCTGCCACAGCTGGGGGTGATGGCGGCCAAGTTCAACATCCTCGTCTACCTGGGCGTGTCCCAGCCGCGCGTGCTGCTGTTCTGGGTGCTGCCCGCGGTGCTCGGCACGCTGCAGCTCTTCTACTTCGGCACGTACCTGCCGCACCGGCGCCCGGACACGCCGGACATGGCGCCCCACCATGCGCGCACGCTGCCGCGCAACCACCTGTGGGCGATGCTGTCGTGCTTCTTCTTCGGCTACCACTGGGAGCACCACCAGTCCCCTGGCACACCCTGGTGGCGGCTGTGGCGGCTCAAGGACGCGCGCACCGGGCAGGCGGCTCGCGCGGTGTCGGCCCGCGACGCGATGTAA